A region from the Mesorhizobium sp. J8 genome encodes:
- a CDS encoding metallophosphoesterase, giving the protein MITRRAFLRLVGGSAFAMVSLGAYAVGIEPMLLTHVKRYTLTPPHWPAGLKLRVVALADIHACRPWMTPERIAALAEQANALQPDLIVLLGDYTAGTKLVTGHVRVAEWAEALSGLKAPLGVLSILGNHDWWTDFFAQRSEAGPTQSRKALEHVGIPVMENDVVRLEKDGHGFWIAGLADQLALLPNKAKGRDSFQGFDDLPGTLAKIQGSDPIILLAHEPDIFMKVPERVSLTLSGHTHGGQVRLFGYSPVVPSDYGNRFAYGHVVEDDRNLIVSGGLGFSILPVRLGVRPEILQIDLG; this is encoded by the coding sequence ATGATCACCAGACGCGCTTTCCTGCGCCTTGTCGGCGGCTCGGCCTTCGCGATGGTGTCGCTCGGCGCCTATGCGGTAGGCATCGAGCCGATGCTGCTGACGCATGTGAAGCGCTACACGCTGACGCCGCCGCATTGGCCGGCCGGGCTCAAGCTGCGTGTCGTGGCGCTTGCCGACATTCATGCCTGCCGGCCATGGATGACGCCGGAACGGATCGCAGCGCTTGCCGAACAGGCCAATGCGCTGCAGCCGGATCTGATCGTGCTGCTCGGCGACTATACCGCTGGAACAAAGCTGGTTACGGGTCACGTGCGCGTGGCGGAATGGGCCGAGGCTTTGTCCGGGCTGAAGGCGCCGCTTGGCGTGCTGTCCATCCTTGGCAATCACGACTGGTGGACCGATTTCTTTGCGCAGCGCTCGGAAGCGGGGCCGACCCAGTCGCGCAAGGCGCTCGAGCATGTTGGTATTCCAGTGATGGAAAACGACGTGGTCCGGCTGGAAAAGGACGGGCATGGTTTCTGGATCGCCGGGCTTGCCGACCAGCTCGCGCTGTTGCCGAACAAGGCCAAGGGGCGCGACAGCTTCCAGGGCTTCGACGATCTCCCCGGCACCCTGGCCAAGATCCAGGGGAGCGACCCGATCATCCTGCTTGCGCACGAGCCCGACATTTTCATGAAGGTGCCGGAGCGAGTATCGCTCACCTTGTCCGGGCACACGCATGGCGGACAGGTGCGGCTGTTCGGCTATTCGCCGGTGGTGCCTTCGGATTACGGCAACCGGTTCGCCTACGGCCATGTCGTGGAGGACGACCGTAACCTGATCGTTTCCGGCGGGCTCGGTTTCAGCATCCTGCCGGTGCGTCTTGGTGTGCGGCCCGAGATCCTCCAGATCGACCTCGGTTGA
- the ruvB gene encoding Holliday junction branch migration DNA helicase RuvB: MSLSPRLIAPDKRGEDADQTLRPQSLDEFVGQAAVRANLKVFVDAARSRGEALDHVLFVGPPGLGKTTLAQIMARELGVNFRSTSGPVIAKAGDLAALLTNLEERDVLFIDEIHRLNPAVEEILYPAMEDFQLDLIIGEGPAARSVKIDLARFTLVAATTRLGLLTNPLRDRFGIPVRLNFYTVEELEQIVRRGARILSMPLGDDGAVEIARRARGTPRIAGRLLRRVRDFASVAGAAHVDRKVADEALTRLEVDALGLDALDRRYLSMIARNFGGGPVGIETIAAGLSEPRDAIEDIIEPYLIQQGFIQRTPRGRVLTANAWRHLGLDPPKDIAQQQISLFQEE, encoded by the coding sequence ATGAGCCTTTCGCCCCGCCTCATTGCCCCCGACAAGCGCGGCGAGGATGCCGACCAGACGCTGCGGCCACAGTCGCTCGACGAGTTCGTCGGCCAGGCGGCGGTGCGCGCCAATCTCAAGGTCTTCGTCGATGCCGCCAGGAGCCGCGGCGAGGCGCTCGACCATGTGCTGTTCGTCGGCCCGCCCGGGCTCGGCAAGACGACGCTGGCGCAGATCATGGCGCGCGAGCTCGGCGTCAATTTCCGCTCCACCTCCGGCCCGGTCATCGCCAAGGCCGGCGATCTGGCGGCGCTGCTCACCAATCTCGAGGAACGCGACGTCCTCTTCATCGACGAGATCCATCGCCTCAATCCGGCGGTCGAGGAAATCCTCTATCCGGCGATGGAGGATTTCCAGCTCGACCTCATCATCGGCGAAGGCCCGGCGGCGCGTTCGGTCAAGATCGACCTTGCCCGTTTCACGCTGGTCGCAGCGACGACGAGGCTCGGGCTCCTGACCAATCCGCTGCGCGACCGCTTCGGCATCCCGGTGCGGCTCAATTTCTACACGGTCGAGGAGCTGGAGCAGATCGTGCGGCGCGGCGCACGGATTCTCTCGATGCCGCTCGGCGATGACGGCGCGGTGGAGATCGCGCGCCGCGCGCGCGGCACGCCGCGCATCGCCGGCCGGCTGTTGCGCCGCGTGCGCGATTTCGCCAGCGTCGCCGGCGCCGCGCATGTCGACAGGAAGGTCGCCGACGAGGCGCTGACCAGGCTAGAGGTCGACGCGCTCGGCCTCGACGCGCTCGACCGCCGCTATTTGTCGATGATCGCGCGCAATTTCGGCGGCGGGCCGGTCGGCATCGAGACGATCGCGGCCGGGCTCTCCGAACCGCGCGACGCGATCGAGGACATCATCGAGCCCTATCTCATCCAGCAGGGCTTCATCCAGCGCACGCCGCGCGGCCGCGTGCTGACCGCCAATGCCTGGCGCCATCTCGGGCTCGATCCGCCGAAGGACATCGCCCAGCAGCAGATCAGCCTGTTCCAGGAAGAGTAA
- a CDS encoding PIN domain-containing protein, whose amino-acid sequence MTSVGIDTNVLLRMVLNDDPEQRARALAFGQGLNEEKLGFVSLIVLVEFSWSLLSRYRMPKEQVQAAIQRLLKVKTLAFEDFDAIVVALERSSSPQVDFADALIAEHNRNLGCSHTVTFDQRAAKSILGMELLA is encoded by the coding sequence GTGACATCCGTTGGCATCGATACCAATGTTTTGCTTCGAATGGTGCTGAACGATGATCCGGAGCAACGGGCAAGAGCGCTGGCGTTCGGCCAGGGTCTTAACGAAGAAAAACTCGGCTTTGTGAGTTTGATCGTCCTGGTCGAGTTCAGTTGGTCTTTGCTCTCGCGCTACAGGATGCCCAAGGAGCAAGTGCAGGCTGCAATTCAGCGGCTGTTGAAGGTCAAAACGTTAGCTTTCGAGGATTTCGATGCCATCGTGGTTGCGCTCGAACGATCGAGTTCACCGCAGGTGGACTTTGCCGATGCGCTGATCGCGGAGCACAATCGAAATTTAGGTTGCTCGCATACGGTTACGTTCGATCAGCGTGCCGCCAAGTCAATTCTTGGGATGGAACTGCTGGCATGA
- a CDS encoding AbrB/MazE/SpoVT family DNA-binding domain-containing protein: MGALASLTSKGQLTIPKDVRDALSLKAGDMIAWTVVDGYLVGTPRNLDFADLAGFLGDPPGGPASLEEIDAAVRDAVGRHVVGDKPKGGQEGGA, from the coding sequence ATGGGCGCGCTTGCCAGCCTCACATCGAAGGGCCAGCTTACAATTCCAAAAGACGTGCGGGACGCATTGTCGCTTAAGGCCGGCGACATGATCGCCTGGACGGTCGTGGATGGCTATCTGGTCGGGACACCGCGTAATCTCGATTTTGCCGACCTTGCTGGATTTCTGGGCGATCCGCCTGGTGGCCCAGCCTCGCTGGAAGAGATCGACGCCGCGGTGCGGGATGCCGTCGGCCGACATGTAGTCGGAGACAAGCCCAAGGGCGGGCAAGAGGGCGGCGCGTGA
- the ruvA gene encoding Holliday junction branch migration protein RuvA, which yields MIGKLKGTLEEIDEDSCVIDVHGVGYVAHCSARTLAALPSPGEAVVLFIETYVREDMIRLYGFQTGLEREWFRLLMNNVQGVGAKVALAVLSTLAPADLANAIALRDIAMVSRAPGVGKKVAERIVTELRSKAPAYAGAATGTIGLKQELGEGVAAAPITDAVSALVNLGYSRDIAANAVAAALKSAGEGADASKLIRFGLKELAR from the coding sequence ATGATCGGCAAGCTGAAGGGCACGCTGGAGGAGATCGACGAGGACAGCTGCGTCATCGACGTGCACGGCGTCGGCTATGTCGCCCATTGCTCGGCGCGCACGCTTGCCGCGCTGCCCTCGCCGGGGGAGGCGGTGGTGCTGTTCATCGAGACCTATGTGCGCGAGGACATGATCCGGCTCTATGGCTTCCAGACCGGACTGGAACGCGAGTGGTTCCGTCTGCTGATGAACAATGTGCAGGGCGTCGGCGCCAAGGTGGCGTTGGCGGTGCTGTCGACGCTGGCGCCGGCCGACCTCGCCAACGCGATCGCGCTGCGCGACATCGCCATGGTTTCCCGCGCGCCCGGCGTCGGCAAGAAAGTGGCCGAGCGCATAGTAACCGAATTGCGCAGCAAGGCGCCTGCCTATGCGGGCGCGGCCACCGGCACGATCGGCCTCAAGCAGGAGCTCGGCGAAGGGGTGGCGGCAGCGCCGATCACGGATGCGGTCTCGGCACTGGTCAATCTCGGCTATTCGCGCGACATCGCCGCGAACGCGGTTGCGGCGGCGTTGAAGTCGGCCGGCGAGGGCGCGGATGCGTCCAAGCTGATCCGCTTCGGCCTGAAGGAACTGGCGCGGTGA
- the ruvC gene encoding crossover junction endodeoxyribonuclease RuvC has translation MGEAIRIIGIDPGLRRTGWGIVDSAGNSLRFVASGTVRSDEKAPLATRLCQLHDGLAEVLHQTMPHEAAVEQTFVNKDATATLKLGQARGIAMLVPARAGLVVAEYAPNAVKKAVIGVGHGEKKQIHMMVKVLMPKAILDTDDAADALAIAICHAHHRPSVAYRMAVAG, from the coding sequence ATGGGGGAAGCGATTCGCATCATCGGCATCGATCCGGGCCTGAGGCGCACCGGCTGGGGTATTGTCGACAGCGCGGGCAATTCGCTACGCTTCGTTGCGTCCGGCACGGTGCGGTCCGACGAGAAGGCACCGTTGGCGACAAGGCTCTGCCAACTGCATGACGGCTTGGCCGAGGTGCTGCACCAAACCATGCCGCATGAAGCGGCGGTCGAGCAGACTTTCGTCAACAAGGATGCGACCGCGACGCTGAAGCTCGGCCAGGCGCGCGGCATCGCCATGCTGGTGCCGGCGCGCGCCGGACTGGTGGTCGCCGAATATGCCCCCAATGCCGTCAAGAAGGCCGTGATCGGCGTCGGCCATGGCGAGAAGAAGCAGATCCACATGATGGTGAAGGTGCTGATGCCGAAGGCGATCTTAGACACCGACGACGCCGCCGACGCCCTTGCCATCGCCATCTGCCATGCGCATCACCGCCCGAGCGTCGCCTATCGCATGGCGGTGGCGGGGTGA
- a CDS encoding glycosyltransferase family 2 protein yields MHSPLDHIPVSIIIPNYNYEQYLGRAIDSALEQDHRNVEVVVVDDASTDASVAVIESYGDKIRPCLRRRNGGHGAAFNTGFEASTGEIVLFLDADDYLYPNAVSEVLDEWDADVAQAQFRLHLVDENQNIKDVFPPPEQPFDSGDVIPELLRKGRYRTTVTSGLAFDREALEPIMPMPESDFRQGADGYLATLAPLHGEVKSIDTCLGAYRIHGSNHSVFAEKLAERARWRVEHDFRRLEALSDRAAEIGLTVPPDAGLHDPVHLEERLASLCVDEPQHPVETDSRLALARAGAAASLEMNASWRRRAALAAWFLSIGILPRRMGNAVLAWKLVASSRPAFLTRLSKTLRRVTN; encoded by the coding sequence GTGCATTCGCCATTGGACCATATTCCGGTATCGATCATCATTCCCAACTATAATTACGAACAGTACCTGGGACGCGCCATCGACAGCGCGTTGGAGCAGGACCACCGAAATGTCGAGGTCGTGGTCGTCGACGACGCATCGACGGATGCGTCGGTGGCCGTCATCGAGTCCTACGGCGACAAAATCCGTCCGTGCCTCAGGCGCAGGAATGGCGGGCATGGCGCGGCATTCAACACCGGGTTCGAGGCAAGCACCGGGGAGATCGTTCTTTTCCTCGACGCCGACGATTACCTCTATCCGAACGCCGTCTCCGAGGTCCTGGACGAATGGGACGCGGATGTCGCGCAGGCGCAATTCCGGCTGCATCTCGTCGATGAAAACCAAAACATCAAGGACGTCTTTCCGCCACCGGAACAGCCGTTCGATTCAGGCGACGTCATCCCGGAATTGTTGCGCAAGGGGCGCTACCGGACGACGGTGACAAGCGGGCTGGCGTTCGACCGCGAGGCGTTGGAACCGATAATGCCCATGCCTGAAAGCGATTTCCGGCAGGGCGCCGATGGCTATCTCGCGACACTCGCGCCGTTGCACGGAGAGGTGAAATCCATCGACACCTGCCTCGGCGCCTACCGCATCCATGGCTCTAACCATTCGGTCTTTGCCGAAAAGCTTGCCGAGCGGGCGCGCTGGCGCGTGGAGCATGACTTCCGGCGCCTCGAAGCCTTATCCGACCGGGCGGCCGAGATAGGTTTGACCGTGCCGCCGGATGCCGGCCTTCACGATCCGGTTCACCTGGAAGAGCGGCTGGCCTCGCTCTGCGTCGACGAGCCTCAGCATCCGGTTGAAACCGACTCCCGGCTGGCATTGGCAAGAGCAGGCGCCGCCGCCAGCCTGGAAATGAACGCGTCCTGGCGGCGGCGGGCCGCGCTGGCGGCCTGGTTCCTCAGCATCGGAATCCTGCCGCGGCGCATGGGCAACGCGGTCCTGGCGTGGAAGCTGGTCGCATCGTCGAGGCCGGCATTTCTCACGCGGCTGTCGAAAACCCTCCGTCGCGTGACGAACTAG
- a CDS encoding DUF1465 family protein, which translates to MNEPSKGSAKTIKLAERRVFSQSFKPLYQEGMGLVEQAAEYLDGKGRLEAKKLSRTAATLYAAESMRLTTRLMQVASWLLLQRAANSGEMTRDQVASEKSKVRLDTASAHDEALGWNELPKDFLDLVTRSLRLQSLVRRMDEEIYGGVVSDTHAPSRRANPVSDQISLLNTAFARG; encoded by the coding sequence ATGAACGAGCCTTCGAAAGGCAGCGCGAAAACCATCAAATTGGCGGAGCGCCGGGTTTTCTCCCAATCCTTCAAGCCGCTCTACCAGGAAGGCATGGGGCTGGTCGAGCAGGCTGCCGAATATCTCGATGGCAAGGGCAGGCTCGAAGCCAAGAAATTGTCGCGCACGGCGGCGACCCTCTATGCGGCCGAATCGATGCGGCTGACCACGCGGCTCATGCAGGTCGCCTCCTGGCTGCTCTTGCAGCGGGCGGCGAATTCCGGCGAGATGACGCGCGACCAGGTGGCTTCGGAGAAATCCAAGGTGCGCCTCGACACCGCGTCCGCGCATGACGAGGCGCTTGGCTGGAACGAGCTGCCCAAGGATTTTCTGGACCTGGTGACGCGCTCACTGCGCCTGCAGTCGCTCGTGCGGCGCATGGACGAGGAAATCTATGGCGGCGTCGTCAGCGACACGCATGCCCCCAGCCGGCGGGCCAACCCGGTTTCCGACCAGATCAGCCTTTTGAACACGGCGTTCGCGCGCGGCTGA
- a CDS encoding DUF2269 family protein: MDWYSIVKFLHVVSAVLWVGGGFVLFLLGVLAERAGNIEDKLQAMRASGQLGGKFFAPMSMLTLVFGLIMCGFWVGFAELWIVIGLVGYATTFSIGMLIFKPTGERMGAMVAEQGVTPAVLAIGQRMMSWARLDYAVMLVIIADMVLKPTVHDIGILAGMAMVVALGAALAFGGSRQMVPSAA, translated from the coding sequence ATGGATTGGTATTCGATCGTCAAATTCCTTCACGTCGTTTCGGCTGTTTTGTGGGTCGGCGGCGGCTTCGTGCTGTTCCTGCTCGGCGTGCTGGCCGAGCGTGCCGGCAACATCGAGGACAAGCTGCAGGCGATGCGCGCCAGCGGACAGCTCGGCGGCAAGTTCTTCGCGCCGATGTCGATGCTGACGCTGGTCTTCGGCCTCATCATGTGCGGCTTCTGGGTCGGCTTCGCCGAGCTCTGGATCGTCATCGGCCTCGTCGGCTATGCCACGACCTTCTCGATCGGTATGCTGATCTTCAAGCCGACCGGCGAACGCATGGGCGCCATGGTCGCCGAGCAGGGCGTCACGCCCGCCGTCCTTGCCATCGGCCAGCGTATGATGAGCTGGGCGCGTCTCGACTACGCGGTGATGCTGGTGATCATCGCCGACATGGTGCTGAAGCCCACTGTGCACGACATCGGCATCCTGGCCGGCATGGCGATGGTGGTTGCGCTGGGCGCCGCGCTCGCCTTCGGCGGCAGCCGGCAGATGGTGCCCAGCGCCGCCTGA
- a CDS encoding sulfite exporter TauE/SafE family protein, which produces MSGLLSDPWFYAAAIPAVILVGLSKGGFGGAVGFVGVPLMALTIPPVQAAAILLPILCLMDIVSVWTWWGVYDRKMLVDMMPGAVIGIGLGWLTAALVTEEMVRLIVGAVALVFVLRWVYLQLRHGADHAAEPNRVAAAFWGTVAGFTSFVAHVGGPPFQVYALPIRLDPKVLSGTAAIFFAATNALKLVPYFALGQFDATNLIASAALMPLAPLSTIAGAWLVRRMRPEIFYPFTYATVAVVAVKLLWDGIAGLM; this is translated from the coding sequence ATGTCAGGCCTGCTCAGCGATCCATGGTTCTATGCCGCCGCCATTCCGGCGGTGATCCTTGTCGGCTTGTCGAAAGGCGGCTTCGGCGGCGCGGTCGGTTTCGTCGGCGTGCCGCTGATGGCGCTGACCATTCCTCCGGTGCAAGCAGCCGCCATCCTGCTGCCGATCCTGTGCCTGATGGACATCGTCTCGGTGTGGACCTGGTGGGGCGTCTACGACCGCAAGATGCTGGTCGACATGATGCCGGGCGCCGTCATCGGTATCGGGCTCGGCTGGCTGACCGCGGCTTTGGTCACCGAGGAGATGGTGCGGCTGATCGTCGGCGCCGTCGCGCTGGTGTTCGTGCTGCGTTGGGTCTACCTGCAGCTTCGCCATGGCGCCGATCATGCAGCGGAGCCGAACCGCGTCGCCGCCGCCTTCTGGGGCACGGTCGCCGGCTTCACCAGCTTCGTCGCCCATGTCGGCGGTCCGCCCTTCCAGGTCTATGCGCTGCCGATCCGGCTCGACCCGAAGGTGCTGTCGGGCACCGCGGCGATCTTCTTTGCCGCCACCAATGCGCTGAAGCTCGTTCCTTATTTCGCGCTCGGCCAGTTCGACGCCACCAACCTGATCGCCTCCGCCGCCCTGATGCCGCTGGCGCCGCTGTCAACGATCGCCGGCGCCTGGCTGGTGCGCCGCATGCGGCCGGAAATCTTCTATCCGTTCACCTACGCCACCGTCGCGGTGGTTGCCGTCAAGCTGCTGTGGGACGGCATTGCCGGCCTGATGTAG
- a CDS encoding GFA family protein encodes MSRNSVRRTSRSPPGRNWPKSSSGRCSCWSRRDGRRTQLEVNVSRTRSQAPVSNERRCRTGASIECRDQVPVRRISWRLPRAPALVWAVLAASRRFRMRGRCLCGAIAFEVDGPAQACVVCHCESCRRQCSAPMTTYIGVLDGQWRWLGKPPKVFNSSPGVERTFCDCCGSPLSFRSKNMSGVMHFFAAAMAEPEKFAPTLHVAFEEKLPWLELADGLPTRFGPDYTKG; translated from the coding sequence ATGTCGAGGAATTCCGTCCGACGGACGAGCAGATCGCCGCCCGGCCGGAACTGGCCGAAGAGCTCGAGCGGCCGATGTTCCTGCTGGTCCAGGCGCGACGGCCGACGAACCCAACTTGAGGTCAACGTCTCGCGCACGCGCTCACAAGCGCCGGTGTCGAACGAGCGCCGGTGTCGAACGGGCGCCAGCATCGAATGTCGGGATCAGGTTCCGGTTCGGCGCATTTCTTGGCGACTCCCGCGCGCGCCGGCACTAGTCTGGGCCGTCCTTGCCGCCTCGAGGAGGTTTCGCATGCGTGGTCGTTGCTTATGCGGCGCTATCGCTTTTGAAGTCGATGGCCCGGCGCAGGCCTGCGTGGTCTGTCATTGTGAAAGCTGTCGGCGGCAATGTTCCGCGCCGATGACCACCTACATTGGCGTCCTGGACGGCCAATGGCGATGGCTGGGAAAACCGCCGAAGGTGTTCAACTCTTCTCCCGGCGTAGAGAGAACATTTTGCGATTGCTGCGGTTCGCCGCTTTCGTTCCGCTCAAAGAACATGTCCGGCGTCATGCATTTCTTTGCCGCGGCGATGGCGGAGCCGGAAAAATTCGCGCCTACGCTGCATGTCGCTTTCGAGGAGAAGCTCCCTTGGCTGGAACTCGCCGACGGCCTGCCGACACGTTTCGGGCCTGACTACACGAAGGGCTAG
- a CDS encoding class I SAM-dependent methyltransferase, whose amino-acid sequence MAQNIYDRPEFFEGYSRLSRSVEGLDGAPEWPALRAMLPDVEGSSIVDLGCGFGWFCRWARAHGARDVLGLDLSEKMLARARAAGSDDAITYRRADLDELSLPNARFNLAYSSLALHYVGDAARLFATVHQALVPGGAFVFSTEHPIYMAPTSPGWSIDAAGRKTWPVDRYLVEGPRTTDWFTKGVVKHHRTIGTTLNLLIKAGFSIGHVEEFRPTDEQIAARPELAEELERPMFLLVQARRPTNPT is encoded by the coding sequence ATGGCGCAAAACATCTACGACCGTCCGGAATTCTTCGAAGGCTATAGCCGTCTCAGCCGCTCGGTCGAGGGCCTGGACGGCGCCCCCGAATGGCCGGCGCTGCGCGCCATGCTGCCCGACGTCGAAGGCTCGAGCATCGTCGATCTCGGCTGCGGCTTCGGCTGGTTCTGCCGCTGGGCGCGCGCGCATGGCGCCAGGGATGTGCTCGGCCTCGACCTGTCGGAGAAGATGCTGGCGCGGGCACGCGCCGCCGGCTCCGACGATGCCATAACCTATCGGCGCGCCGACCTCGACGAACTCAGCCTGCCGAACGCGCGTTTCAACCTCGCCTACAGCTCGCTTGCCTTGCACTATGTCGGCGATGCCGCGCGCCTGTTCGCGACCGTCCACCAGGCCCTGGTTCCCGGCGGAGCGTTCGTCTTCTCGACCGAACATCCGATCTATATGGCGCCGACCAGCCCGGGCTGGTCGATCGACGCCGCGGGCCGGAAGACATGGCCGGTCGACCGGTACCTGGTCGAGGGACCGCGCACCACCGACTGGTTCACCAAGGGCGTGGTCAAGCATCACCGCACCATCGGCACCACGCTCAATTTGCTGATCAAGGCCGGCTTCAGCATCGGGCATGTCGAGGAATTCCGTCCGACGGACGAGCAGATCGCCGCCCGGCCGGAACTGGCCGAAGAGCTCGAGCGGCCGATGTTCCTGCTGGTCCAGGCGCGACGGCCGACGAACCCAACTTGA
- a CDS encoding thiamine phosphate synthase codes for MNDLNPPNRCRIVLIAPPLVPAEQICAAFEGGDIASLILPDNGMDDASFQGFAERIVPVAQAAGIAVIIAGDSRIAGRVQADGIHVEAKPKELAETIERLAGKMMVGAGGAKTRDEALELGEERPDYMFFGRFGYDNKPEPHHRNLALGEWWAEMISIPCIVMGGSELASVETVAATGAEFVALSSAVFADGRDPRAAIAAANALLDETAPRFED; via the coding sequence ATGAACGATTTAAACCCGCCCAATCGCTGCCGCATCGTGCTGATCGCGCCGCCGCTCGTGCCGGCGGAGCAGATCTGCGCGGCCTTCGAGGGCGGCGACATCGCCTCGCTGATCCTGCCCGACAACGGCATGGACGACGCGTCCTTCCAAGGCTTCGCCGAGAGGATCGTGCCGGTCGCTCAAGCCGCCGGCATCGCCGTGATCATCGCCGGCGACAGCCGCATCGCCGGGCGCGTCCAGGCCGACGGCATCCATGTCGAAGCCAAACCCAAGGAGCTCGCCGAGACGATCGAGCGCCTTGCCGGCAAGATGATGGTCGGCGCCGGCGGCGCCAAGACCCGCGACGAGGCGCTGGAGCTCGGCGAGGAGCGGCCCGACTACATGTTCTTCGGCCGCTTCGGCTATGACAACAAGCCGGAGCCGCACCATCGCAACCTCGCCCTCGGCGAATGGTGGGCGGAGATGATCTCGATCCCCTGCATCGTCATGGGCGGCTCCGAGCTTGCATCCGTCGAGACGGTGGCCGCGACCGGCGCCGAGTTCGTGGCGCTGTCCAGCGCCGTCTTTGCCGACGGCCGCGACCCGCGCGCCGCGATCGCCGCCGCCAATGCGCTGCTCGATGAAACCGCGCCGCGCTTCGAGGACTGA
- a CDS encoding tetratricopeptide repeat protein, whose translation MRLCGPCLVVLAGLFAQTATAAETVPLPQPRPETSAPDKSAPDAAKPDAGAGTPDTGKPETATPDAGAPDPSRFGGSPHIDKPIQNTLPQPATMTPPSADTINPDRFGAKQPDAAYGAFQRGLYKTAYNLAMERAKNGDPAAETLVAEILSRGLGVPLNPAEAAKWYALAAEQGVPEAQFQYALMLLDGRYVKKDEKGAFALMQASAEAGNRLAQFNFAQLLVQQDPGDAGLAKAAVYYERAAATGLADAQYAMAQLYANGAGGKPHDDAQARMLLAQAARQNYDTAQIDLATWMIEGRGGGRDLKSGFAWMKRAAQGGNVAAQNRLAKLYMGGIGTDPDLILAGAWYIVARRAGLIDPRMDDFLQGLDDDQTKQALQKANRLP comes from the coding sequence ATGCGCCTGTGTGGCCCCTGCCTGGTGGTCCTGGCCGGCTTGTTCGCGCAGACCGCGACGGCGGCCGAAACCGTCCCGCTGCCGCAGCCGCGTCCGGAGACGAGCGCGCCGGACAAAAGCGCACCCGACGCCGCCAAGCCGGATGCAGGCGCGGGCACGCCGGATACCGGCAAACCGGAAACGGCCACGCCGGACGCCGGCGCGCCGGATCCGAGCAGGTTCGGCGGCAGTCCACATATCGACAAGCCGATCCAGAACACCTTGCCGCAGCCGGCCACCATGACGCCGCCATCGGCCGATACCATCAATCCCGACCGCTTCGGCGCCAAGCAGCCGGACGCCGCCTACGGCGCCTTCCAGCGCGGCCTTTACAAGACCGCCTACAACCTCGCCATGGAGCGCGCCAAGAACGGCGATCCGGCGGCCGAGACGCTGGTCGCCGAAATCCTGTCGCGCGGATTGGGTGTGCCGCTCAATCCGGCCGAGGCCGCGAAATGGTATGCGCTGGCGGCCGAACAGGGCGTGCCGGAAGCACAGTTCCAATATGCGCTAATGCTATTGGACGGCCGGTATGTGAAGAAGGACGAAAAGGGCGCCTTCGCGCTGATGCAGGCCTCGGCCGAGGCCGGCAACCGGCTTGCGCAGTTCAACTTCGCCCAGTTGCTCGTCCAGCAGGATCCCGGCGATGCCGGCCTTGCGAAGGCCGCCGTCTACTATGAGCGCGCGGCCGCCACCGGCCTCGCCGATGCGCAATATGCGATGGCGCAGCTCTATGCCAACGGCGCCGGCGGCAAGCCGCATGACGACGCCCAGGCGCGCATGCTGCTGGCGCAGGCAGCGCGACAGAACTACGACACAGCGCAGATCGACCTCGCCACCTGGATGATCGAGGGACGCGGCGGCGGGCGCGACCTGAAATCGGGCTTTGCCTGGATGAAGCGGGCTGCGCAAGGCGGCAATGTCGCGGCCCAGAACCGCCTCGCCAAGCTCTATATGGGCGGCATCGGCACCGACCCGGACCTGATCCTCGCGGGCGCCTGGTACATCGTCGCCCGCCGCGCCGGGCTGATCGACCCGCGGATGGACGATTTCCTGCAAGGCCTCGACGATGATCAGACCAAGCAGGCGCTGCAGAAGGCAAATCGCCTGCCATAG